In Cherax quadricarinatus isolate ZL_2023a chromosome 34, ASM3850222v1, whole genome shotgun sequence, the genomic stretch ctcttgatctagggaattggatctgtgctccagttccctgaattgagcctgaataccttccatcccacccccaagtgctgtataatcctatgggtttagcgctctctctattacaacccaggagtccaaatggcctgttatcctgggtgtaaagggagcaaaataaacacagcagaaaacttttgacttcaccaatttagaacagaagtatgtacactatatacactatgtacagcaataggtattagtgcactccacggtaagcaaggcagaatagaagccactagagagcagaccatgcttcaaccagctctagaatggaaatgacaagggcagacaggagagtggtacccacataacctctgcgattgccaaaaccatcttctcattggctagaacctgggtactggttgaacaacggggccccatcgtcaaccctcagtcacctggttcgctggttgggggagatagcctgtaaatgagggtgtgtgtacatgcgccgaataaaggttatgtactctttgcatgccacaccctcatgattataataatcacctCTCAtatccactacccacacacccactcatgctcAATGAATCCCACCctcatttgcactttctcttattcACTCCTATCCTGTATCATACCCACCCACCCTCATACTCACCCTCTCACATCCACCTGCCCTCTCTTACACCCATTCGCTCACCCATTCTTACTTTCTCCTCTCTCACGCCCTCCCTGTACTATTTATGGGTTATTGTTCTTTGTGTCCAGTAGTGTCCAGAACCAATGATCTTGAAAAATACATTTTGTAATTCAGAAACAATGGTATATCAGCAATAAATATACACCCCTTTTCTCCATTAATCCATTAATTCAAGATTTCACTgcactgtatatattttattgATCTAATTAGTCAAATGTTTATCGCAAGATTTTTCTAGGAATATTTTTGGATCTTTTATTATTTCTTAGCTGATTCATGAGACACTGTAACATTTAATCCAGTCAATACAACAACATTTTAGGAATACAAAAGTTAAATACCATTAAAAATCTATTTTTTTATGCAATATTTCATTATTTACACTATTATACACATGAAATTAAAATCACAATCAACCTTGACTACCCTATATCTTATCTTTAAAATTGCAATAACTTACCATTCTAATTTCATTGTCTCTTAGGGTTGTATTTGCTGCATCAGTAATGATGACAAACTTTATCCGTGTGTTGGTTGTGTATCCAAAGCTATGTAGCCAGTTAAGAATAtactgtggtatatattgtatgTGAAAGTTATGACATATTATACAAACTGTGCAGTAACCATTTTCTTACCTCTGTTGTTTGCCAATCGTAATACTAGTAAAAAGTtagttttaataataaacagCTTGCTTAATACAAATATGCTATCAAGCACAATTCGAGTGTGGTACAATATTTCAATTCTGAAAACAAAATAAAACAAATTCCCGTTTACTTTAGCAATTTTGGAAATCATACATGTTAACTGTACATACATTCAACACACTGTGACAAACATCTTCAGAAGACTAGTGTATGACTTTTCAATACCTACAACAGTAGATATAAATCTTCATTTTTAAAATTATGAATATACGTTTGCATTTGAAAAGGATACACTTTGTATTCTTCTGAAGCATAGAGCAGACCTAAGTAAAGTTCTCTGGTGTCACCAGGAGTTTTATTAACTGCAGCGACCTTCTCCTGTATAACATCTAATCCTGTATGTGCCAGGTAGTGAAGATGAAGTTCCTCTCGTCCACTGCCCACCCACACATAAAGCGGACTGTTCTGATgaacaatataaatataataattaaatgACAGAAACCGAAATGTAACTTAGGTTTAAAAATCACGATTGTCGTGCTGAcactttatatatacattatatcacACCACAAGAAAAATGCAAAACCTTTACTGTAACagctattttatatatatatatatatattatatatatatatatatatatatatata encodes the following:
- the LOC128693690 gene encoding trafficking protein particle complex subunit 2-like protein translates to MAVCVAVIGKENSPLYVWVGSGREELHLHYLAHTGLDVIQEKVAAVNKTPGDTRELYLGLLYASEEYKVFGYTTNTRIKFVIITDAANTTLRDNEIRMMFRRLHNMYTNVVCNPFYIPGEQITSREFDQGVGALVAGN